One genomic segment of Ehrlichia chaffeensis str. Arkansas includes these proteins:
- the dusB gene encoding tRNA dihydrouridine synthase DusB: MDISQFISDYPVILAPMSGVTDFPFRYLVKSLGAGLLVSEMIASRAMIIQTKQSLQKSQIQINTAVQLAGCDPTIMADAAKLNEDMGAQIIDINFGCPVKKVVNSYAGSALMKDETTAAKILESVVKAVKIPVTLKMRTGWDNNNLNSPKLAKIAEETGIKMITIHGRTRTQMFTGKADWKFIRNIKKCVKIPVIVNGDIKNLNDIKTSLEESQADGIMIGRGAYGKPWFINQALHFIKSGTILPDPSPSEKLKIITNHYDHMIEYYGKDTGVKISKKHIGWYSSSLENSSEFRSQVNCSNDYNFIKDKITDFFSQN; this comes from the coding sequence ATGGACATTAGCCAATTTATATCAGATTATCCAGTAATATTAGCACCAATGTCTGGTGTAACTGACTTTCCATTTCGTTACCTTGTAAAGAGCCTTGGGGCTGGATTATTAGTATCAGAAATGATAGCAAGCCGTGCAATGATTATACAAACTAAACAAAGTTTACAAAAATCACAAATTCAAATTAACACTGCAGTACAACTTGCCGGATGTGATCCAACAATAATGGCAGACGCTGCTAAACTCAATGAAGATATGGGAGCACAAATCATAGATATAAATTTTGGATGTCCTGTAAAAAAAGTAGTCAACAGTTACGCTGGTTCAGCATTAATGAAAGATGAAACTACAGCTGCAAAAATTCTAGAATCTGTAGTAAAAGCAGTAAAAATTCCAGTAACACTAAAAATGCGCACTGGATGGGACAACAATAACTTAAATTCACCTAAATTAGCTAAGATTGCTGAAGAAACTGGAATAAAAATGATAACAATACATGGCAGAACAAGAACACAAATGTTTACTGGGAAGGCAGATTGGAAATTTATCAGAAATATTAAAAAATGTGTAAAAATTCCTGTCATAGTTAACGGAGATATAAAAAACTTAAATGATATAAAAACATCACTAGAAGAATCACAAGCAGATGGAATCATGATAGGAAGAGGAGCATACGGCAAGCCATGGTTTATCAATCAAGCTTTACACTTCATAAAATCAGGCACAATTTTACCTGATCCTTCACCATCAGAAAAATTAAAAATTATCACAAATCATTATGATCATATGATAGAATACTATGGAAAAGATACTGGAGTAAAAATATCAAAAAAACACATAGGATGGTATAGTTCTTCTCTAGAGAATTCATCCGAGTTTAGATCTCAAGTTAACTGTTCTAATGATTACAACTTTATCAAAGACAAAATAACAGATTTTTTCTCACAAAATTAA